A single Panthera tigris isolate Pti1 chromosome A3, P.tigris_Pti1_mat1.1, whole genome shotgun sequence DNA region contains:
- the LOC122237351 gene encoding uncharacterized protein LOC122237351, whose product MPRPPLLSSSSLHFLKSFCLLVPWAVRLSHSRHTLPIKFKTEASGERVWHFLSLPLSPASCSPSSPAWSTDKPSCEKRGMLVPASHLSQGPHLAPHPGHPTRATPSLDKAWGGGTMHQSVLRSYRKRSEELRRPHYHPPCAGLGEEKPGGREALDTSVQCSAMRNVVELERKEGKALNSARAMARNWRSILTIHDSFTLDNHTVN is encoded by the exons ATGCCCAGGCCCccactcctctcctcctcctccttgcacTTCCTCAAGAGCTTTTGTCTTCTGGTCCCCTGGGCTGTGAGGCTCTCTCATTCCCGGCACACACTGCCCATTAAATTCAAAACTGAGGCCTCTGGGGAAAGGGTCTggcactttctctccctccccttatCTCCCGCTAGCTGTTCCCCATCCTCACCTGCCTGGTCCACAGATAAGCCTAGCTGTGAGAAAAGGGGCATGCTGGTGCCTGCTTCACATCTGTCCCAGGGTCCCCACCTCGCACCCCACCCTGGACACCCCACCAGGGCTACTCCCTCTCTGGATAAGGCCTGGGGTGGTGGAACCATGCATCAGTCAGTGCTCAGAAGCTATAGGAAACGTTCTGAG GAGCTCCGGAGGCCTCATTACCATCCACCCTGCGCTGGGCTTGGAGAGGAGAAGCCAGGAGGCAGAGAAGCTCTGGACACTTCTGTCCAGTGCTCAGCCATGAGGAATGTTGTGGaattggagaggaaggaggggaaggccTTAAACAGTGCACGTGCTATGGCTAGGAACTGGCGAAGCATCCTGACCATCCATGACTCCTTCACACTTGACAACCACACTGTAAATTAG